The Juglans regia cultivar Chandler chromosome 16, Walnut 2.0, whole genome shotgun sequence nucleotide sequence AAATGCGTTAAATGAGTGTAGGCTTTGGATTTAAAACGCATTAAATATATCCAAGTGGTGCGAGAAAAATCATCCACTATTGTGAGAAAATAATGTGCTCCAGATAAGGAAGAAGTATGATAtccaccccaaatatcacaaaaaatacgaTTAAAAGCAAAAACACTTTTATTAGCAAAAATTGGAAAGGGTAATCTTGTATGTTTAGAACgagcacaaacatcacaattagaaagaatacaaggagaatctaaaattttaggaataataaaactGGAGGGATGACCTAGACGTTGATGCCATAGGGTCTTATTAGCAGTAGATTGAGCAGCAAAAATCACAGGTGGGTCGGGACGGTACACGTAAAGCCCATTGCAGAGTTCACCCGCTCCAATCAGCTTCATCGACTGTGGGTCCTGAAATAAGCAATTATTAGAAGAGAAAGTAATAATGCAAGAATTGTGAAGGGCAATTTGGGAAACAGATAATAGATTGAAGGTTAAGAGGGGAACAAAATAAACTTGAGTGAGAATGAGAGAAGGGGAGAGAACACATGTGCCGAGACCCTCGGCAGGCACATCTTGACCCGTGGGAAGCCGAATCGAATGGGGGGTTGCAAGGGGTTGGAGATCGGCGAAAGCTTCCTTGTGGTGGCAGATATGGTGGCTCGCGCCACTGTCTACCACCCAATGGAGGCGCCGATTGAGAGGAAAATCAAGATGAGGGGAGAAGAGGTTACCAATGAAGTTCACAGATGACTCAATCGGAGAAGAAGATGGCGCGAGCAAGCCGAGAAGCTTCTGGTAGAGCTCTGGTGACAAACCAGGAACTGGGCTTGAAGCCGATGAAACGGCAGTGGTCTGATTGACGCTAGACGGAGGCTGTCCGAGAATGGAGGGCTGGGTCTTGGGTCGCGGGTTTCGTCCAGGAGGGTAACCGACGAGAGTCCAACAACGATCTCGGGTATGACCATCTTTGCCGCAAGCCGTGCACTTGAAAGGGTTTTTTGGGCGTCCACTAGATCGAACAGCCATGGCCATGATTTCCGATTGAGGGGGTCTAACGTTGAGCAACCTTTGTTGCTCTTCttgaaacaaaatagagaaGACTTTGCTGATCGGTGGAAGTGGATCCATGGCTAAGATTTGAGTGCGAAGAGAGGCGAAGGAATCGTTGAGACCGAGGAGGAACTGGAACACCTGTTCATCATCGGCTTGCTGCTGTAAAGCTGTGAGGTTAGTGCTTTGTTTGAGATGACcaagttcatcccaaatttgtttgatttggTTATAGTAAT carries:
- the LOC118344843 gene encoding uncharacterized protein LOC118344843, whose protein sequence is MDESSNPSLPSLPSPYLLHPSDSPSLTLVNGLLTGDNYPKWQKAMTRALNAKNKLCFVDGTLKAPEPNTPEYTRWNQTKDMVLTWILNSISPSLANSLEYHTNPRDVWLDLSSRFCHGNNARIYQLKRTLSSLHQTTNSIHDYYNQIKQIWDELGHLKQSTNLTALQQQADDEQVFQFLLGLNDSFASLRTQILAMDPLPPISKVFSILFQEEQQRLLNVRPPQSEIMAMAVRSSGRPKNPFKCTACGKDGHTRDRCWTLVGYPPGRNPRPKTQPSILGQPPSSVNQTTAVSSASSPVPGLSPELYQKLLGLLAPSSSPIESSVNFIGPTVDEADWSG